The following coding sequences lie in one Apium graveolens cultivar Ventura chromosome 3, ASM990537v1, whole genome shotgun sequence genomic window:
- the LOC141713424 gene encoding uncharacterized protein LOC141713424: MGALAPVDSWSSEDDHLLKNAIETGLSLESLGKDEVQFSQKFTFQELKDRWHSLASHVSVSVEASPHIVESVDSSSTLSPETHILEYKLQKSVQRKRMNEGMQDCYNPMVKRVKSIVIESGSPLSTDHGEATQNHLECLVSNCEYVHQHMPNLETVSASAATAINVTESCNSIAASLDCDLQKFEGDGHSVAKEAMQPCGMSILKLNDACCCEAEIPVKSEQMGTTSAESDLGSSMVPRSPTWNTSQSIPEATLPEVFQVEVKERNAVNSADFSNNCNANNSEFLSYDVHSDPIDPSPCHNLENSAPNTDGNFARSSASCLDLKELEEFLFTDNDGEDIDNIPDLDSFLSDFTWGENIADVKDSSLLGGGACPGDLVKEGQHLICYSEAALSPFIPSAHPELPTCVTDAPVIPDEDNPELRISCAPEAQSSPTALAANPQLPMSSVPNTQILPSIPNADPDLPGLCNGIICCVLNTEDTEIPCNDDVLIKLSSQPLSSSRKNGRSPQTMNTAEKEEKPRPPESIQSQILSDLGINLPFITRGN, encoded by the exons ATGGGTGCGCTTGCTCCGGTGGATTCTTGGTCTTCTGAAGATGACCATTTGCTCAAGAATGCTATTGAG ACTGGATTGTCCTTAGAATCACTTGGTAAAGATGAAGTTCAGTTTTCACAGAAATTCACTTTTCAAGAGCTGAAAGACCGATGGCATTCTCTAGCTTCTCATGTAAGTGTTTCTGTGGAGGCATCTCCTCACATTGTGGAGTCTGTGGACTCTTCTTCAACTCTGTCACCGGAAACACATATCTTGGAATATAAACTGCAAAAATCTGTACAACGGAAGAGGATGAATGAGGGCATGCAAGATTGTTACAATCCTATGGTTAAAAGAGTTAAAAGTATTGTTATTGAAAGTGGAAGCCCTCTTTCTACAGACCATGGAGAAGCAACTCAAAATCATTTAGAATGTTTGGTATCTAATTGTGAATATGTTCACCAACACATGCCAAATCTTGAGACAGTTAGTGCCTCTGCTGCAACTGCCATTAATGTTACTGAATCCTGCAATTCCATTGCGGCAAGTTTGGATTGTGATCTACAGAAGTTTGAAGGGGATGGTCACTCTGTGGCCAAGGAAGCGATGCAACCATGTGGCATGTCGATATTAAAGCTAAATGATGCTTGCTGTTGTGAGGCAGAAATCCCAGTTAAATCAGAGCAGATGGGTACAACTTCTGCTGAAAGTGACCTTGGTTCATCTATGGTTCCCCGGAGTCCGACATGGAATACTTCCCAGAGCATTCCTGAGGCAACTTTGCCTGAAGTATTTCAAGTCGAAGTGAAAGAGAGAAATGCAGTGAACTCTGCTGATTTCTCTAACAATTGCAATGCCAATAATTCTGAGTTCTTGAGTTATGATGTCCACTCAGATCCCATAGATCCTAGTCCATGTCATAACTTGGAGAATTCGGCTCCAAACACAGATGGGAATTTTGCAAGATCATCTGCTTCTTGTCTGGACTTGAAAGAGTTAGAAGAATTTCTTTTCACGGATAATGACGGAGAGGACATAGATAATATTCCTGACCTGGACTCATTCTTGTCGGATTTTACTTGGGGCGAAAACATTGCGGACGTTAAAGATTCCAGTCTTCTTGGAGGCGGTGCCTGTCCTGGGGATTTAGTCAAGGAAGGGCAACATTTGATCTGCTATTCAGAGGCCGCATTGTCACCATTTATTCCATCTGCACATCCCGAGTTACCTACATGTGTTACAGATGCTCCAGTTATACCTGATGAAGATAATCCTGAACTACGCATATCTTGTGCTCCCGAAGCCCAGTCATCACCAACTGCACTGGCTGCAAATCCTCAACTACCAATGTCCAGCGTCCCAAATACACAGATTTTGCCATCTATACCAAATGCAGATCCTGATCTTCCTGGACTATGCAATGGGATCATTTGCTGTGTACTAAACACCGAGGATACCGAAATTCCTTGCAACGATGATGTTCTCATCAAACTATCCTCGCAGCCCCTCTCTAGTTCAAGAAAAAATGGCAGAAGTCCGCAGACAATGAATACAGCTGAAAAAGAGGAAAAACCACGTCCACCTGAGTCGATACAATCACAAATATTATCAGACTTGGGGATAAACCTTCCATTCATTACTCGCGGCAACTAA
- the LOC141713425 gene encoding B-box zinc finger protein 21-like, whose translation MKIQCDVCNKDEAAVFCPADEAALCDACDHRVHHANKLAGKHQRFSLLQPSSKQIPICDICQEKRAFLFCQQDRAILCNDCDISIHKANEYTKNHNRFLLTGVKLSATSDIYSSPSPPVTNNGDIVPSFNKSNNSITKSHPITSPVTDSKASKIANPQLIMNGDCNGPTSSISEYLEMLPGWHVEDILDSSSALHGCSKTGTNDLLPFWDDDVDRNLRYFSSENTGIWVPQAPAPLHQSHVDPSSNMNFGGQICFKDPKEATTNIRYSKRWIDDGGFTVPQISPSISSKRSRTLW comes from the exons ATGAAGATCCAGTGCGACGTCTGTAATAAAGACGAAGCAGCCGTTTTCTGCCCAGCCGACGAGGCTGCCCTATGTGATGCCTGCGACCACCGTGTCCATCACGCCAACAAACTTGCTGGAAAACACCAGCGTTTCTcgcttcttcaaccttcttctAAACAGATCCCCATCTGTGACATTTGTCAG GAGAAGAGGGCCTTCTTGTTTTGTCAACAGGATAGAGCAATACTATGCAACGATTGTGATATTTCGATTCACAAAGCTAATGAGTATACTAAGAATCATAACAGATTCCTACTTACCGGAGTCAAGCTTTCTGCAACATCTGACATTTATTCATCACCATCTCCCCCGGTCACTAACAACGGTGATATTGTTCCTAGTTTTAACAAGTCCAACAACTCAATCACCAAATCTCATCCTATCACCTCTCCGGTGACTGATTCAAAAGCTAGCAAGATTGCTAATCCTCAATTGATCATGAATGGAGATTGTAATGGACCCACAAGTAGCATATCAGAGTACTTGGAGATGTTGCCGGGTTGGCATGTTGAAGACATTCTAGATTCTTCTTCAGCACTTCATGGCTGTTCTAAG ACTGGTACGAATGATTTGCTGCCCTTCTGGGATGATGACGTAGATAGAAATTTAAGGTATTTCTCCTCCGAAAATACAGGGATTTGGGTCCCTCAAGCTCCAGCTCCACTGCACCAATCCCATGTCGACCCTTCTTCAAACATGAACTTTGGTGGTCAGATCTGTTTTAAGGACCCGAAGGAAGCTACTACAAACATCAGATATAGCAAAAGATGGATAGATGATGGGGGCTTCACTGTACCTCAGATCAGTCCATCTATCTCGTCCAAGAGATCAAGAACTTTATGGTAG